In Brevibacterium zhoupengii, the following are encoded in one genomic region:
- a CDS encoding DUF1684 domain-containing protein — protein sequence MNQFVTEWNTWRDSRNSALATPFGWLSVSGLHWLEETTTWPEAPGTFTIDDDGWVSVALEPGTKAGPAAATFDLMSKSAEAGPNTNDASPSSSASVPSDTTILPKIPEISGPEVRVEENGFSAKLPTGGSLQWFTVGSVLYELIDRAGRIGIRVRDSKSPLLGKFFEVPVFDPNPNFVFLAKFTPFDKPEAHTINTAQNDLQVQTSAVGTVSFTSEAGEVTLLATGNPASGLQLDFHDSTNGVSTPAWRTLDLGIPNHDGSLVVDFNRAVNYPFAFTAFATCPAPIEGNVVPFEVTAGERTPPFYFSEAGINVPFLFYVWWDEESAKVTRPWYDRFGLDITLLNPNHEHSALSLVGFDGVAMSGGEVAPLTRKARSRLVKVATEALTSRIPVIGIGAYAEFVIRAQRELRESEGYVDGIEEEYAGTEGKLLIVMNNELTPKNAGFDVVHTDASGLLYIEMPYDIPLESSLAEIEDFEAAMESDAPINSWEEFDFRVVSLIRQHR from the coding sequence TTGACGACGATGGCTGGGTCAGCGTGGCCCTTGAACCCGGGACCAAAGCCGGTCCTGCTGCCGCGACCTTCGACCTCATGAGCAAGTCCGCCGAGGCGGGCCCGAACACCAATGATGCGTCTCCTTCCAGCTCGGCTTCGGTGCCGAGCGACACCACGATCCTGCCGAAGATCCCAGAGATCTCAGGGCCGGAGGTGCGCGTGGAAGAGAACGGATTCAGCGCCAAGCTGCCCACCGGTGGGTCCCTTCAGTGGTTCACCGTCGGCAGCGTGCTCTACGAACTCATCGACCGTGCCGGCCGAATCGGGATCCGGGTGCGCGATTCCAAATCGCCGCTGCTGGGCAAGTTCTTCGAAGTTCCCGTCTTCGACCCGAACCCCAACTTCGTCTTCCTCGCCAAGTTCACTCCGTTCGACAAGCCCGAAGCGCACACGATCAACACAGCGCAGAATGACCTGCAGGTCCAAACGTCTGCAGTCGGAACCGTGTCCTTCACAAGCGAGGCGGGCGAGGTGACACTCCTGGCCACAGGCAACCCGGCCAGCGGGTTGCAGCTGGACTTCCACGACTCCACGAACGGCGTCTCCACACCCGCGTGGAGAACGCTGGACCTGGGCATCCCGAACCATGACGGCTCACTGGTCGTCGACTTCAACAGGGCCGTGAACTACCCGTTCGCGTTCACCGCCTTCGCCACCTGCCCGGCCCCGATCGAAGGCAACGTCGTTCCCTTCGAAGTCACCGCGGGCGAGCGCACCCCGCCGTTCTACTTCTCGGAGGCCGGCATCAACGTGCCGTTCCTGTTCTACGTTTGGTGGGACGAGGAGAGCGCCAAAGTGACCCGGCCGTGGTACGACCGCTTCGGACTCGACATCACCCTGCTCAACCCGAATCACGAACACAGTGCCCTGTCGCTGGTCGGCTTCGACGGCGTCGCCATGTCCGGAGGCGAAGTTGCGCCGCTGACGCGCAAGGCGAGGTCGCGCCTGGTCAAGGTCGCGACCGAGGCTCTGACCTCCCGCATCCCCGTGATCGGCATCGGCGCCTATGCCGAGTTCGTCATCCGAGCCCAGCGCGAGCTGCGCGAGTCCGAAGGCTACGTCGACGGCATCGAAGAAGAGTACGCGGGCACCGAGGGCAAACTGCTCATCGTGATGAACAATGAGCTCACGCCCAAGAACGCCGGATTCGACGTCGTGCACACCGATGCGAGCGGACTCCTCTACATCGAGATGCCCTATGACATTCCGCTGGAGTCGAGTCTCGCTGAGATCGAGGACTTCGAAGCCGCGATGGAGTCCGATGCCCCGATCAACAGTTGGGAAGAGTTCGACTTCCGCGTGGTCAGCCTCATCCGCCAGCACCGCTGA
- a CDS encoding M13 family metallopeptidase, whose amino-acid sequence MTSETSNASARPQDDLFRHINGEWIDSFTIPDDRAGDGAMRELFDTAETKVRDIITAVSDAPQEPGSEGQKVADVFSSFMDLDQINSLGVTPLDSSFAAIDAAEDKSELANLLGRLEVEGIGGVLGGYVTADAKDSDIYALYLDQAGISLPDEDYYFNDDHAEVRVKFVEHVKKMSALGGIGTRSNISDAEVAAKVMAFETSLARHHWDRVACRDAEKTYNKVTLDELRELGPGFDFDSWFSTLTADADDELTYLVIGQPSFVTGMAEVWERTDIETIKIWLRFSVLSATASLLTDEIVEENFDFNARTLSGTPALRERWKRGVGLVQGLLGEAVGKLYVAQEFPPEAKDAIDHLVAMLIKAYDKSINELDWMSEETKKKALVKLSKFTPKVGYPEVWREYPAAIDSSDLVGNVRRCARAEHARQIKRIGKEIDRTEWLMTPQTVNAYYHPVMNEIVFPAAILQPPFFDAAGDVAANFGAIGAVIGHEIGHGFDDQGSRYDGDGNLVDWWTAEDRERFEERTNALIAQYEALVPAGLDEAQHVNGALTVGENIGDLGGLSIGWKALELELGRVPSADEAATFFEAWAKAWRAKMRTEERVRRLSIDPHAPEEFRCNQVVKNMTAFHDTYGVTETDGMYLAPEERVTIW is encoded by the coding sequence ATGACTTCTGAAACATCGAACGCCTCGGCGCGCCCTCAGGACGATCTGTTCCGCCACATCAACGGCGAATGGATCGACTCGTTCACCATCCCCGACGACCGTGCCGGCGACGGCGCCATGCGCGAACTCTTCGACACTGCAGAGACCAAGGTCCGCGACATCATCACCGCCGTCTCCGACGCCCCGCAGGAACCAGGCAGCGAAGGCCAGAAGGTCGCCGACGTGTTCTCCTCGTTCATGGACCTCGACCAGATCAACTCACTCGGCGTCACTCCCCTGGACTCCTCCTTCGCCGCCATCGACGCCGCCGAGGACAAGTCCGAATTGGCCAACCTCCTCGGCCGCCTCGAGGTCGAAGGCATCGGCGGCGTGCTCGGCGGCTACGTCACCGCCGATGCGAAGGACTCCGACATCTACGCCCTCTACCTCGACCAGGCCGGGATCTCCCTGCCCGACGAGGACTACTACTTCAACGACGACCACGCCGAGGTGCGCGTGAAGTTCGTCGAGCATGTGAAGAAGATGTCCGCCCTCGGTGGGATCGGGACCCGGAGCAACATCTCCGACGCCGAGGTGGCCGCCAAGGTGATGGCGTTCGAAACCTCCCTGGCCCGCCACCATTGGGACCGGGTCGCCTGCCGTGACGCGGAGAAGACCTACAACAAGGTCACCCTTGATGAGCTGCGCGAACTGGGGCCGGGCTTCGACTTCGACTCCTGGTTCTCGACCCTGACCGCCGATGCCGACGACGAGCTGACCTACCTGGTCATCGGCCAGCCCTCCTTCGTCACCGGAATGGCCGAGGTGTGGGAGCGCACCGACATCGAGACCATCAAGATCTGGCTGCGCTTCTCGGTCCTCTCCGCCACGGCCTCGCTGCTGACCGACGAGATCGTCGAGGAGAACTTCGACTTCAACGCTCGCACCCTCTCGGGCACCCCTGCCCTGCGGGAGCGCTGGAAGCGCGGTGTCGGACTGGTGCAGGGCCTCCTCGGCGAGGCTGTTGGCAAACTCTACGTCGCCCAGGAATTCCCACCGGAGGCCAAGGACGCCATCGACCATCTCGTGGCAATGCTCATCAAGGCCTACGACAAGTCGATCAACGAGCTCGATTGGATGAGTGAGGAGACGAAGAAGAAGGCCCTGGTCAAGCTCTCGAAGTTCACGCCGAAGGTCGGCTATCCCGAGGTGTGGCGCGAGTACCCGGCCGCAATCGATTCCTCGGATCTGGTCGGCAATGTCCGCCGCTGCGCCCGCGCCGAGCATGCGCGTCAGATCAAGCGCATCGGCAAGGAGATCGACCGCACCGAATGGCTGATGACGCCGCAGACCGTCAACGCCTACTACCACCCGGTGATGAACGAGATCGTCTTCCCGGCCGCGATCCTGCAGCCGCCGTTCTTCGACGCCGCCGGTGATGTCGCGGCGAACTTCGGTGCCATCGGCGCGGTCATCGGCCACGAGATCGGCCACGGCTTCGACGACCAGGGCTCACGCTATGACGGCGACGGCAACCTCGTCGACTGGTGGACGGCCGAGGATCGGGAGCGCTTCGAGGAGCGCACCAATGCCCTCATCGCCCAGTACGAGGCACTTGTTCCCGCCGGTCTGGACGAAGCGCAGCACGTCAACGGCGCACTGACCGTGGGCGAGAACATCGGCGACCTGGGCGGACTGTCCATCGGCTGGAAGGCCCTCGAGCTGGAGCTCGGTCGGGTGCCGTCAGCTGATGAGGCCGCGACATTCTTCGAAGCCTGGGCGAAGGCCTGGCGGGCGAAGATGCGCACTGAGGAGCGCGTGCGTCGGCTGAGCATCGACCCCCACGCCCCGGAGGAGTTCCGCTGCAACCAGGTCGTGAAGAACATGACCGCCTTCCATGACACCTACGGCGTCACGGAGACCGACGGCATGTACCTCGCCCCCGAGGAGCGCGTCACCATCTGGTGA
- a CDS encoding low molecular weight protein-tyrosine-phosphatase has translation MKMASVVFVCTGNICRSVTAERVLQHHLELNDAEAVVDSAGISDEEAGNPIDPTQARVLTTAGYRTDDHVARQITSEWLAERDVAIGMTRRHYRALQNLIADLPAEVRPRLHMLREFDPRVTSDDAVDAPAPDVEDPWAGELKKFEETVETIEVSVPGITDYLHSLAEQTR, from the coding sequence ATGAAGATGGCATCCGTGGTGTTCGTGTGCACGGGCAATATCTGTCGTTCGGTCACGGCCGAACGTGTGCTCCAGCATCATCTGGAGCTCAACGACGCCGAGGCTGTTGTTGACTCGGCCGGCATCAGTGATGAAGAGGCCGGCAACCCCATCGACCCCACCCAGGCGCGGGTGCTGACCACGGCCGGGTACCGCACCGATGATCATGTCGCCCGGCAGATCACGTCCGAATGGTTGGCCGAACGTGACGTGGCCATCGGGATGACCCGCAGGCATTACCGTGCCCTGCAGAACCTCATCGCAGACCTCCCCGCCGAGGTACGTCCGCGGTTGCATATGCTGCGCGAATTCGATCCCCGAGTGACTTCAGACGATGCCGTCGATGCCCCGGCACCGGACGTTGAGGACCCGTGGGCAGGGGAATTGAAGAAATTCGAAGAAACTGTTGAGACAATTGAAGTGTCCGTGCCGGGAATCACAGACTATCTGCACTCTTTGGCCGAGCAGACTCGGTGA
- a CDS encoding copper resistance CopC family protein: protein MTRTTWSALKLGFAALLVAALSVFAFAPASAHDQLVSSNPEDGSTVDQQPEWIEMVFSGEVQEVGSEVKVVIDGKNVSAGELAVDGKKLTVALPDNLKPGDYKVTWRVVSSDGHPISGDFDFTIADAEGAGGSVEQSSQAGLGGGVVDEPSKDTEERGEIGESTGSDSGMSTPMIVLLAVGGLAIIVIVVLLMRRKAQGLPGTRDDDSGDGPKRD from the coding sequence ATGACTCGAACCACGTGGTCCGCCCTCAAGCTCGGCTTCGCTGCCCTGCTGGTGGCTGCCTTGAGTGTCTTTGCTTTTGCCCCGGCCAGTGCTCACGACCAGCTCGTCTCCTCGAATCCTGAGGACGGATCGACGGTCGACCAGCAGCCGGAATGGATTGAGATGGTCTTCTCCGGTGAGGTCCAGGAGGTCGGCTCAGAGGTCAAGGTCGTCATCGACGGCAAGAACGTCTCCGCTGGTGAGCTCGCTGTAGACGGCAAGAAGCTCACCGTGGCCCTGCCCGATAACCTCAAGCCCGGCGACTACAAGGTCACGTGGCGGGTGGTGTCCTCGGACGGTCACCCGATCTCCGGTGACTTCGACTTCACAATCGCTGACGCCGAGGGCGCCGGCGGCTCGGTCGAACAGTCCTCGCAGGCCGGACTCGGCGGCGGCGTCGTCGACGAGCCCAGCAAGGACACCGAAGAGCGCGGCGAGATCGGCGAGTCGACCGGAAGCGATTCCGGCATGTCGACTCCGATGATCGTGCTGCTCGCTGTTGGTGGCCTGGCGATCATCGTCATCGTCGTCCTCCTCATGCGCCGCAAGGCCCAGGGCCTGCCCGGCACCAGGGACGACGACTCGGGAGACGGTCCAAAGCGCGACTGA
- a CDS encoding MFS transporter, with the protein MSEPQPGGRLLPALVYAALSTAIVSSLGMLLVPTISTEFHVSISAAQWMLTINLLVGAIVTPVMGRLSDGPHKKRLLVGALTIILVGSVVAALATNFAVFLIGRALQGLSYGIVPMTIALARRYLPAEKSTRGIASLSVTVSTGMGIGYPLTGLIAGSLDYQFAFWFAALFVATAMIVVIVAVPSGPDTQAPRVRFDVPGATVLAFGLAALLLGVSEGETWGWATPATLSCFAVALVLLTIWVLLELRVKHPLINLRVLRSPDALVANLTAITLGTVMYMVLSIGSIIAQAPSETGYGVALPVFWAGFVMLPFSVGSFLANRLVRHLTKRIQMTTLLPLGATLVTTSSVLLLFAHTELWEILIGMFVVGMGVGTTYAAMPALIARSVATEELGSAVSFNQVLRTVGGSFGSAISGAVLAAHLGADGHPSGDGIFLALAISAIGCVAVLIGLLADRARGSCTAA; encoded by the coding sequence ATGAGTGAGCCTCAACCAGGCGGTCGGCTGCTTCCCGCGCTCGTCTATGCGGCACTGTCGACGGCGATCGTCAGCTCGCTGGGCATGCTCCTCGTGCCGACGATCTCGACAGAATTCCACGTCTCGATCAGCGCCGCACAATGGATGCTCACGATCAACCTGCTCGTCGGCGCGATCGTCACCCCGGTGATGGGCCGCCTCAGCGACGGCCCGCATAAAAAGAGACTCCTCGTCGGCGCTCTCACCATCATCCTGGTCGGTTCAGTGGTCGCCGCTCTTGCCACGAACTTTGCCGTTTTCCTCATCGGGCGCGCCCTGCAGGGACTGAGCTACGGCATCGTGCCCATGACGATCGCACTTGCCCGCCGGTATCTGCCTGCGGAGAAGAGCACGCGCGGCATCGCCAGCCTGTCGGTGACCGTGTCGACGGGAATGGGCATCGGGTACCCCCTGACGGGACTCATCGCAGGATCGCTGGACTACCAGTTCGCGTTCTGGTTCGCAGCGCTCTTCGTCGCCACAGCCATGATCGTCGTGATCGTCGCCGTCCCATCGGGACCAGACACCCAAGCACCGCGAGTCCGCTTCGACGTGCCCGGTGCAACAGTGCTCGCCTTCGGGCTCGCGGCGCTGCTGCTCGGAGTCAGCGAGGGAGAGACCTGGGGCTGGGCGACCCCTGCGACCTTAAGCTGCTTCGCGGTCGCTCTCGTCTTGCTCACGATCTGGGTCCTGCTGGAGCTGAGGGTCAAGCATCCGCTGATCAACCTTCGGGTCCTCCGCAGCCCGGACGCACTCGTCGCGAACCTCACGGCCATCACGCTGGGCACAGTGATGTACATGGTGCTGTCGATCGGCAGCATCATCGCGCAAGCGCCGAGCGAGACCGGCTATGGTGTCGCCCTGCCGGTGTTCTGGGCCGGCTTCGTGATGCTGCCATTCTCGGTCGGCAGCTTCCTCGCCAACCGTCTTGTCCGGCATCTGACGAAGCGGATCCAGATGACGACCCTGCTGCCGCTGGGCGCAACGCTGGTCACCACGTCATCAGTACTGCTCCTATTCGCTCACACCGAACTCTGGGAAATCCTGATCGGAATGTTCGTCGTCGGAATGGGCGTCGGCACCACCTATGCCGCGATGCCAGCGCTCATCGCCCGCAGCGTGGCAACAGAGGAATTGGGCAGCGCCGTCAGCTTCAATCAGGTGCTGCGCACTGTCGGCGGATCCTTCGGCAGCGCGATCTCCGGGGCGGTGCTGGCCGCACACCTGGGTGCAGATGGCCATCCGAGCGGGGACGGCATCTTCCTGGCCCTCGCAATATCGGCGATCGGGTGTGTCGCGGTGCTCATCGGCCTGCTCGCCGACCGAGCGCGCGGCAGCTGCACAGCCGCCTGA
- a CDS encoding MarR family winged helix-turn-helix transcriptional regulator, with the protein MPDPNLAAEFRSALRPLIRRFYAERTTSRGKSGILTHLNERGPATASELSVAERITPQAVAVALRELEELSYVTRARDDIDRRKVRVQITETGRSALASEHEAGTRWFADALVEHLDASERATLSAAVPVLRKLMRESVDE; encoded by the coding sequence ATGCCCGATCCGAACCTTGCTGCCGAGTTCCGCAGCGCGCTCCGCCCACTCATCCGCCGCTTCTACGCGGAACGAACGACCTCGCGAGGGAAATCCGGCATCCTCACTCACCTGAACGAACGGGGACCGGCCACGGCATCCGAACTCTCAGTGGCAGAGCGGATCACTCCGCAGGCGGTCGCCGTGGCACTGCGCGAATTGGAAGAGCTGTCGTATGTCACCCGGGCACGAGACGACATCGACCGTCGCAAGGTCCGCGTCCAGATCACCGAGACAGGGCGAAGCGCACTCGCCAGCGAACATGAGGCCGGTACACGGTGGTTCGCCGACGCGCTTGTCGAACATCTCGATGCCTCCGAGCGTGCAACGCTGTCGGCGGCAGTTCCCGTGCTGCGCAAGCTCATGCGGGAGTCCGTGGATGAGTGA
- a CDS encoding LLM class flavin-dependent oxidoreductase, producing MSVPLNILDLVPIREGSTASEAIDTSMQAARLADELGYSRLWFAEHHNTMGLAASATALLISQAASVTEKIRVGSGGVMLPNHAPLMVAEQYGTLANIHGDRIDLGLGRAPGTDGMTAQALSRSSAEPQSFAQNIYDMQGWFSSEGKAHTMPIESAVSANTEVPIWVLGSTTNGAAIAGQLGLPFSLASHFAPDQIDAAIRVYRESFTTEAPTAQIDKPYVMAGINVLVAETDEEAEREFTTVKQMFADIGRGRRRHLQPPVDPSELAGGGESPMLRISAVGSPETATRQLSEFVERTGADELITVTYAYDPAVAERSLKLLADAWF from the coding sequence TTGTCCGTTCCACTGAATATTCTCGACCTCGTCCCTATCCGTGAAGGATCCACCGCCAGCGAAGCTATCGACACCTCGATGCAGGCCGCACGCCTGGCCGATGAGCTCGGCTACAGCCGTCTGTGGTTCGCTGAGCACCACAACACCATGGGACTGGCCGCGAGTGCGACGGCGCTGCTGATCTCCCAAGCCGCGTCGGTGACCGAGAAGATCCGTGTGGGATCAGGCGGAGTGATGTTGCCCAACCATGCTCCACTCATGGTCGCTGAGCAGTACGGAACACTGGCCAACATTCACGGCGATCGCATCGACCTGGGGTTGGGTCGCGCGCCCGGCACCGATGGAATGACAGCGCAGGCGCTCAGCCGTTCCTCGGCCGAACCGCAGTCCTTTGCCCAGAACATCTATGACATGCAGGGCTGGTTCAGCTCCGAGGGCAAGGCACATACGATGCCCATCGAATCTGCTGTCTCTGCCAACACCGAGGTTCCCATCTGGGTGCTGGGGTCGACGACGAACGGTGCCGCGATCGCCGGTCAGCTGGGGCTGCCGTTCTCTCTGGCCTCTCACTTCGCGCCCGACCAGATCGATGCAGCGATCCGCGTCTACCGCGAATCCTTCACCACCGAGGCTCCTACCGCACAGATCGACAAGCCCTACGTCATGGCTGGGATCAATGTGCTGGTGGCCGAGACAGACGAAGAGGCCGAGCGCGAGTTCACGACAGTGAAGCAGATGTTCGCCGACATCGGCCGCGGCCGCCGCCGTCATCTCCAGCCACCCGTCGACCCGAGTGAACTCGCCGGAGGCGGAGAGAGCCCGATGCTCCGAATCAGCGCTGTCGGTTCACCGGAGACGGCAACCCGTCAGCTGTCGGAGTTCGTTGAGCGCACCGGTGCCGACGAGCTCATCACCGTCACCTACGCCTACGACCCGGCAGTGGCGGAGCGGTCCCTCAAGCTGCTCGCCGACGCTTGGTTCTGA
- a CDS encoding AIPR family protein, which produces MHTLTSKRVTKFARDFGFDGSEAELFERYVSANYLFQYLRDDVQAIERSVLGGGNDEGIDIGAIVVNGQIVFEPEEIDELIVEQSTNSAKVIFIQAKTSESYDSKLIAKFLHGVEAVTQYGMKPGSISLPPRLVDLGNLIDRIAENGDKFQDSRIPCELYYVTTSSRDGKSAQSELQVTKALERIREIGAYSEGLEMRTHGHEELAAKQKERFGPQNIQFNFEKRQTIPATARVSEAYIGLVSAYELMKLLKDDSGEFRSGIFDDNVRLDLGSQNPVNGRILDTLESEEREHFPFLNNGLTIIATELRGLGDRFFISGYQVVNGGQTSHQLVRWAETEEVMYDRELLTNLWIPVKIVSSTDPGVRTSVAIATNLQTAINSSDIQASSQVAKNVEEYFAQTGADGLRYERQGRGASLEFARTRVVTTPELNRAVAATLFGDSSRAIASPKDLEVEDSYVWDDYPVEAYYYAAWIIYRIDRYFARTPESSTLKAAKYHIALVVSALINPNLVPLFESADFDQAKSKLRSPKKLKFRVTEKIFSEQIEAAIVTAVELATEVFKMPLEEGRSLRKDDVRNRRSQEAMLERAKAVANVKPA; this is translated from the coding sequence GTGCACACACTAACAAGCAAGCGCGTCACTAAATTTGCCCGTGATTTCGGATTCGATGGCTCAGAGGCTGAGCTATTCGAGCGATATGTATCGGCAAACTATCTTTTTCAGTATCTGCGCGACGATGTGCAAGCGATTGAGCGGTCTGTGTTGGGCGGTGGCAATGATGAAGGCATTGACATCGGTGCAATAGTCGTCAATGGGCAGATTGTTTTCGAACCAGAAGAGATCGACGAACTCATTGTAGAGCAGAGTACTAACTCCGCTAAGGTGATCTTTATTCAAGCCAAGACAAGCGAATCTTACGACTCGAAGCTCATCGCCAAATTTCTCCACGGAGTCGAGGCCGTGACGCAATACGGAATGAAGCCTGGCAGCATCAGCCTGCCGCCGAGACTTGTGGACCTTGGCAATCTTATTGACCGGATTGCTGAGAACGGTGACAAATTTCAGGACAGTCGCATTCCGTGCGAACTTTACTATGTCACTACCAGTTCGAGGGACGGCAAGAGCGCACAGTCTGAGCTTCAGGTCACGAAGGCACTTGAACGAATCCGTGAAATCGGTGCCTACTCTGAAGGTTTGGAAATGCGGACACACGGTCATGAAGAGCTCGCTGCGAAGCAGAAGGAACGATTTGGGCCGCAGAACATCCAGTTCAATTTCGAGAAACGTCAGACAATCCCCGCCACTGCGCGCGTCAGTGAAGCCTACATCGGGTTGGTCTCCGCTTACGAGTTGATGAAGCTCCTAAAAGATGATTCAGGAGAATTCCGTTCTGGGATCTTCGACGACAACGTTCGTTTAGATCTTGGGTCGCAGAATCCAGTTAACGGTCGAATTCTGGATACTCTGGAGTCGGAAGAGAGGGAACATTTCCCATTTCTGAACAACGGACTGACGATCATCGCTACCGAACTTCGTGGGCTTGGGGACCGATTCTTTATCTCGGGCTACCAGGTTGTCAACGGTGGGCAAACTAGTCATCAGTTGGTCAGATGGGCGGAGACAGAGGAAGTGATGTATGACCGAGAGCTGTTAACCAATCTATGGATTCCGGTAAAAATAGTCAGCTCTACGGATCCGGGAGTTCGCACTAGCGTAGCTATCGCTACCAATCTCCAGACGGCCATTAATTCATCAGACATTCAGGCGAGTTCGCAAGTTGCTAAGAATGTCGAGGAGTACTTCGCTCAAACCGGGGCAGATGGTCTCCGATACGAGCGGCAAGGCCGTGGTGCCTCACTTGAGTTTGCACGGACTCGGGTTGTCACTACGCCCGAGCTTAATCGGGCTGTGGCGGCGACGCTTTTCGGAGACTCTTCCCGCGCGATTGCGTCACCGAAAGACCTCGAAGTGGAAGACTCTTATGTTTGGGATGACTACCCGGTCGAAGCGTACTACTACGCGGCTTGGATCATCTATCGAATTGATCGATATTTTGCTCGTACCCCTGAATCATCAACACTCAAGGCGGCGAAATATCATATCGCGCTGGTGGTTTCCGCACTGATCAATCCGAATCTTGTGCCGCTGTTTGAGTCCGCGGACTTCGACCAGGCGAAGAGCAAGCTTAGGAGTCCGAAGAAGCTAAAATTTCGCGTTACGGAAAAGATTTTCTCGGAGCAGATTGAAGCGGCTATTGTGACCGCCGTAGAACTGGCCACAGAAGTATTTAAGATGCCCCTCGAAGAAGGGCGTAGCTTGCGCAAGGACGATGTTAGAAATAGGCGAAGCCAGGAAGCAATGTTGGAGCGAGCTAAGGCGGTTGCGAATGTTAAACCGGCTTGA
- a CDS encoding LysR family transcriptional regulator has protein sequence MNLEQLASFVEVANTGHFTKAAATLHLAQPSLSRQISTLEKELGSELFHRAHGHISLTAAGETLLPSARRMLADAEAVRRDMDELAGLRKGRIRLGATPTLCVSLVAEAISGFHHEHPGVELELVEKGSRELIEALGAGELDLALITRTLSPSAQMPRLRMQGVLSEDLVVIAAAESPRGGADFLPGDTVTLADVAALPQVLFHHGYDLRVATSAAFDAAGLAPNIVVEGAEMDAVLRFVERGLGVAIVPAMVLVDRPRLTSAQLLEPSLSRTVSLATRADVRPTRAASAMETTILSTARVLAEEDTGLAAHVRLVG, from the coding sequence ATGAATCTGGAACAGCTCGCGAGCTTCGTCGAGGTCGCCAACACGGGTCACTTCACAAAGGCCGCCGCCACTCTTCACCTGGCACAACCGTCGTTGAGTCGGCAGATTTCGACACTGGAGAAGGAACTCGGCTCCGAGCTCTTCCATCGCGCCCACGGACACATCAGTCTCACCGCCGCGGGCGAGACCCTGTTGCCGAGTGCCCGACGAATGCTCGCCGACGCCGAGGCGGTCCGCCGTGACATGGATGAGCTCGCGGGACTGCGCAAGGGTCGCATCCGCCTGGGTGCGACCCCGACGTTGTGCGTCAGCTTGGTCGCTGAGGCCATCAGCGGCTTCCATCACGAGCACCCCGGGGTCGAGCTCGAGCTCGTGGAAAAGGGCTCGCGAGAACTCATCGAGGCGCTGGGTGCCGGCGAACTGGACCTTGCACTCATCACGCGGACGCTGAGCCCGAGTGCGCAGATGCCCAGGCTGCGGATGCAGGGGGTACTCAGCGAGGACCTCGTGGTCATCGCCGCGGCCGAGTCACCTCGGGGCGGTGCTGACTTTCTGCCCGGCGACACGGTGACTCTGGCGGACGTTGCCGCACTCCCCCAGGTGCTGTTTCATCACGGATACGATCTGCGTGTAGCCACCTCGGCGGCCTTCGATGCCGCGGGACTGGCACCGAACATCGTCGTCGAGGGAGCCGAGATGGACGCGGTGCTGCGCTTCGTCGAACGCGGATTGGGGGTCGCAATCGTTCCGGCCATGGTCCTCGTCGACCGGCCCCGGCTGACCTCGGCACAGCTGCTGGAACCGAGCCTGTCACGCACGGTCAGCCTCGCCACCCGAGCGGACGTACGGCCGACCAGGGCCGCCTCGGCGATGGAGACAACGATCCTCTCAACAGCGAGAGTGCTGGCCGAAGAGGACACCGGACTGGCGGCGCATGTGCGGCTGGTTGGGTGA